A window from Bos mutus isolate GX-2022 chromosome 1, NWIPB_WYAK_1.1, whole genome shotgun sequence encodes these proteins:
- the LOC102277714 gene encoding C1GALT1-specific chaperone 1: MLSESSLFLKGVLLGSILCVLMTMLAHIKIDYGKRTHHHERHHLQAPTKEDILKISEDERTELSKSFRVYCIILVKPKDVRLWAAVKETWAKHCDKAEFFSSENVKVFESVNMETNDMWLMMRKAYKYAFDKYRDQYNWFFLAHPTTFAIIENLKYFLLKKNYSQPFYLGHTAKSGDLEYVSVGGGIVLSIESIKRLNSLLSIPEKCPEKGRMVREVSEDKQLAVCLKYAGVFAENAEDSKGKDVFNTKSVGIFIKEAMTNHPNQVVEGCCSDMAITFNGLTCNQMYVMMYGVYHLRAFGHVFNDVLVFLPINGSDND; encoded by the coding sequence ATGCTTTCAGAAAGCAGTTTGTTTTTGAAGGGTGTACTGCTCGGAAGCATTTTATGTGTCTTGATGACTATGCTAGCACATATTAAGATTGATTATGGAAAGAGAACGCACCACCATGAGCGTCACCACCTACAAGCTCCTACTAAAGAAGATATCTTGAAAATTTCAGAGGATGAACGCACGGAACTCAGTAAAAGCTTTCGGGTATACTGTATCATCCTTGTAAAACCGAAGGATGTGCGTCTCTGGGCTGCCGTGAAGGAAACGTGGGCCAAACATTGTGACAAAGCAGAGTTCTTCAGTTCTGAAAATGTTAAAGTGTTTGAGTCAGTTAACATGGAAACTAATGACATGTGGTTAATGATGAGAAAAGCTTACAAATATGCCTTTGATAAATATAGAGACCAATACAACTGGTTCTTCCTTGCACACCCCACTACGTTTGCTATTATTGAAAACTTAAAGTACTTTCTGCTAAAAAAGAATTATTCACAACCTTTCTATCTAGGCCACACTGCAAAATCTGGAGATCTTGAATATGTGAGTGTGGGAGGAGGAATTGTCTTAAGTATAGAATCAATTAAAAGACTTAACAGCCTTCTCAGTATTCCTGAAAAGTGTCCTGAAAAGGGAAGGATGGTTAGAGAGGTATCTGAAGATAAGCAGCTTGCAGTCTGCCTGAAATATGCTGGAGTGTTTGCAGAAAATGCAGAAGATTCTAAAGGAAAAGATGTGTTTAATACAAAATCTGTTGGGATTTTTATTAAAGAGGCAATGACTAATCATCCCAACCAGGTGGTGGAAGGATGTTGTTCAGATATGGCTATTACTTTTAATGGGCTGACATGTAATCAGATGTATGTGATGATGTATGGGGTATATCACCTAAGAGCATTTGGGCATGTTTTCAATGATGTGTTGGTTTTCCTACCTATAAATGGTTCTGACAATGACTGA